The Rhopalosiphum maidis isolate BTI-1 chromosome 1, ASM367621v3, whole genome shotgun sequence genome has a segment encoding these proteins:
- the LOC113548167 gene encoding myosin heavy chain, non-muscle isoform X2 → MDMDTDRSDPFMKYLAVDRNQLNDQPTQAEWTQKRLVWVPHESQGFVSAGIKGERGDEVEVEIAETGKRVLVDKDVIQKMNPPKFDKSEDMAELTCLNEACVLHNIKDRYYSGLIYTYSGLFCVVVNPYKRLPIYTENIMERYKGNKRHEVPPHVFAVTDTAYRSMLQDREDQSILCTGESGAGKTENTKKVIQYLAYVAASKPKGVIQHASPGPALVVCNTNVSYEGELEQQLLQANPILEAFGNAKTVKNDNSSRFGKFIRINFDASGFIAGANIETYLLEKSRAIRQAKDERTFHIFYQLLSGATAEQKAEFILEDPKTYSFLTNGNLRVPGVDDAAEFRETVNAMNIMGMTTEDYSAIFRIVSAVMLFGNMQFKQERNSDQATLPDNTVAQKVAHLLGLSITEMTKAFLRPRIKVGRDYVSKAQTKEQVEFAVEAISKACYERMFRWLVNRINRSLDRSKRQGASFIGILDMAGFEIFELNSFEQLCINYTNEKLQQLFNHTMFILEQEEYQREGIEWKFIDFGLDLQPTIDLIDKPMGVMALLDEECWFPKATDKSFVEKLMSAQSVHPKFHKTDFRGVADFSIIHYAGKVDYSAHKWLMKNMDPLNENIVQLLQSSQDSFVTHIWKDAEIVGIAHQALTDTQFGARTRKGMFRTVSQLYKEQLNKLMITLRNTNPNFVRCIIPNHEKRAGKIDAQLVLDQLRCNGVLEGIRICRQGFPNRIPFQEFRQRYELLTSNAIPKGFMDGKKACEKMIKALELDTNLYRVGQSKIFFRAGVLAHLEEERDFKISDLIVNFQAFCRGYLARRNYQKRLQQLNAIRIIQRNCSAYLKLRNWQWWRLYTKVKPLLEVTKQEEVLSIKEEELKVVKEKLDSQQRGVLELEKKYQTAVDEKNALAEQLQAEVELCAEAEEMRARLAARKLELEEILHDLEARIEEEEERSSTLAQEKKKLQININDLEEQLEEEEGARQKLQLERVQMDAKLKKLEEDLALAEDTNVKQVKEKKVLEERAADLAQTLAEEEEKAKHLAKLKAKHETSIAELEERLLKDNQQRQEMDRTKRKVETEVNDLKEQLNEKKAQVEDLQLQLGKREEELTQAFMRIDEEAASKAQSQKALRELESQLGELQEDLEAERTARSKAEKQKRDLNEELEALKHELLDSLDITAAQHELRAKREQELATLKKSLEEDTQSHEIIITEMRHKHSQEISVINEQIESLKKSKSQLEKSKQTLEAENADLAAELKSSASSKSELERKRKITESQLSEIQSKFAESERSKNELIDRLSKLSNESESIVNQLEAAELKASAAEKSAGTMETQLQETQTLLEEETKLKLSLNSKLKQIESEKEMLQEQLEEEEESKKNMEKQIVALNLQITETRKKMEDDAESTAAMEASYKKIFKDVELLQRQIEELQATNDKLEKSKKKLQSELDDINIDLEAQRSKVIELEKKQRIFDKTLAEEKAVSEQMAIERDTAEREAREKETRVLSLTRELDELMVKVEELERGKRTLQNELDELINNQGTADKNVHELEKAKRILESQLAEIRVQNEDLEDELQITEDAKLRLEVNMQALRAQFERDLVAKEEQSEEKRRGLLKQIRDIEAELEDERKQRSTAMAGRKKIEADYKDLEQQLDMHNKLKEDALKQLKKLQVQLKDATRDAEEARASRDELSATSKETERKLKSVEAELLLLTEELSASERARRVAESERDDLHEEMNSNSNKGTLMVDEKRRLEARISTLEEELEEEQTMSEALNERIRKALIQIEQLNSDLANERATTQKLETNKMLFDRQNKELKAKLAEIETNQRVKTKTAISNLESKIANLDEQLESEAKERQLQQKANRKLEKKMKEVVMQLEDERRTIEQYKEQVEKSNARVKTLKRQIEEAEEEISREKHQKRKIQRDLDELLESNESISRENNNLRSKLRRTGVTTTSRIGATGSKRGSTIDDLSTVHGSSLDDSLESNNGSNDTNSLGAEDMWSR, encoded by the exons acatATTCTGGTCTCTTTTGTGTAGTGGTAAATCCATACAAGAGATTACCTATCTACACAGAAAACATAATGGAACGTTACAAAGGTAACAAACGTCACGAAGTGCCACCACACGTATTCGCAGTAACTGATACTGCATACAGATCGATGTTACAag atcGAGAAGATCAATCTATACTATGTACTGGAGAATCAGGTGCTGGAAAAACCGAGAACACGAAaaaagttatacaatatttggcTTACGTGGCTGCATCAAAACCCAAAGGAGTGATTCAACACGCT TCCCCTGGTCCAGCTTTAGTTGtt TGTAATACTAATGTTAGTTATGAG gGTGAACTCGAACAACAGCTATTACAAGCTAATCCCATTTTAGAAGCATTTGGTAATGCAAAAACTGTGAAAAATGACAATTCTTCTAGATTt ggTAAATTTATTCGTATTAATTTTGATGCTTCTGGTTTCATTGCTGGTGCTAACATTGAAACttatttattggaaaaatCGAGAGCTATACGACAAGCAAAAGATGAACGTACATTCCATATTTTCTACCAATTGCTATCTGGAGCAACTGCTGAACAAaaag ccGAATTTATACTTGAGGACCCTAAAACTTATAGTTTCCTTACAAATGGTAATCTCCGTGTGCCTGGTGTAGATGATGCTGCTGAGTTTAGAGAAACTGTTAATGCTATGAATATCATGGGAATGACAACTGAAGATTATTctg ctattttCCGAATTGTGAGTGCTGTCATGTTGTTTGGAAACATGCAGTTTAAACAAGAGCGTAACAGTGATCAAGCAACATTACCTGATAACACAGTTGCCCAAAAAGTTGCTCATCTATTGGGTTTGTCGATAACTGAAATGACTAAAGCCTTCCTTAGACCTCGTATCAAAGTAGGCAGAGACTATGTGTCCAAAGCTCAGACCAAAGAACAAGTGGAATTTGCTGTAGAAGCTATTTCTAAAGCGTGTTATGAACGTATGTTCCGTTGGCTTGTTAATCGCATTAATCGATCTTTAGATAGGTCTAAAAGACAAGGAGCATCATTCATTGGAATCTTGGATATGGCtggatttgaaatatttgaa ttaaactCGTTTGAACAACTGtgtataaattacacaaaTGAAAAACTGCAACAGTTATTCAACCATACCATGTTTATTTTAGAACAAGAAGAATATCAAAGAGAAGGTATTGAAtggaaatttattgatttcggATTGGATTTGCAACCCactattgatttaattgaCAAA CCTATGGGTGTTATGGCCTTATTGGATGAAGAATGTTGGTTTCCAAAAGCCACTGATAAATCAtttgtagaaaaattaatgtcAGCCCAAAGTGTTCATCCTAAATTCCATAAAACAGACTTTAGAGGTGTTGCTGATTTCTCAATAATCCACTATGCTGGAAAAGTTGATTACTCTGCACATAAGTGGCTTATGAAGAATATGGATCCattgaatgaaaatattgttcaacTCCTTCAATCTTCTCAAGATTCTTTTGTAACTCATATCTGGAAGGATGCAGAAATTGTAGGTATAGCTCATCAAGCTCTCACTGATACACAATTTGGAGCACGGACAAGAAAAGGAATGTTCCGTACAGTGTCGCAATTATACAAAGAACAATTGAACAAGTTAATGATCACCTTAAGAAACACTAATCCTAATTTTGTAAGATGTATTATTCCAAATCACGAGAAAAGAGCCGGTAAAATCGATGCCCAACTTGTACTAGATCAACTACGATGCAATGGAGTTTTGGAAGGAATTAGAATTTGTAGACAGGGTTTCCCCAATCGTATTCCATTCCAGGAGTTTAGACAACGGTATGAACTTCTTACATCAAACGCTATACCCAAAGGTTTTATGGATGGTAAAAAGGCTTgtgaaaaaatgattaaagcTCTTGAACTAGATACAAATCTCTATCGTGTTGGTCAGTCCAAAATATTCTTCAGAGCCGGTGTTCTTGCTCATTTAGAAGAAGAACGAGACTTCAAAATTTCTGACCTCATTGTCAATTTCCAA GCTTTCTGCAGAGGGTACTTAGCAAGAAGAAATTATCAAAAACGTCTACAACAATTGAATGCAATTCGTATCATTCAGCGCAATTGTTCAGCATATTTAAAACTGAGAAATTGGCAATGGTGGAGATTATATACTAAAGTTAAACCTCTTTTAGAAGTTACCAAACAGGAAGaagtattatctattaaagAAGAAGAATTGAAGGTAGTCAAGGAAAAATTAGATTCTCAACAGCGTGGTGTTCTTGAACTCGAGaagaa aTATCAAACAGCAGTGGATGAGAAAAATGCCTTGGCTGAACAACTACAAGCAGAAGTTGAATTATGTGCTGAAGCTGAAGAAATGAGAGCTAGACTTGCTGCTAGGAAATTAGAACTAGAAGAAATATTACATGATCTAGAAGCTAGAattgaagaagaagaagaaagaTCTAGTACATTAGCTCAAGAGAAAAAGAAGTtacaaattaacataaat gaTTTGGAAGAACAATTAGAAGAAGAAGAAGGAGCACGGCAGAAACTTCAATTAGAACGTGTTCAGATGGATGCTAAACTCAAAAAATTAGAAGAAGATCTTGCGCTTGCTGAAGACACTAATGTGAAACAAGTCAAAGAAAAAAAGGTTTTGGAAGAAAGAGCTGCAGATTTGGCACAAACTTTAGctgaagaagaagaaaaagcAAAACATTTAGCTAAATTAAAAGCAAAACATGAAACATCAATTGCAGAATTAGAAGAACgtttattaaaagataatcAACAAAGACAGGAAATGGACCGTACTAAACGTAAAGTTGAAACTGAG gtaaatgatttaaaagaaCAGCTAAATGAAAAGAAAGCTCAAGTAGAAGACTTACAATTACAACTTGGTAAACGAGAAGAAGAATTAACACAAGCTTTCATGAGAATTGATGAAGAAGCTGcaa gTAAAGCACAATCTCAAAAGGCTCTCAGGGAATTGGAATCTCAACTTGGGGAACTTCAAGAAGATCTTGAAGCCGAACGTACTGCTAGAAGTAAAGCTGAGAAACAAAAACGTGACCTTAATGAAGAACTTGAAGCCTTAAAACACGAGCTTTTGGATTCTTTGGACATAACTGCTGCACAACATGAACTTAGAGCTAAACGAGAacag GAATTGGCAACCTTAAAGAAATCATTAGAAGAAGATACACAATCGcacgaaattattattaccgaaATGCGACACAAACACAGTCAAGAAATATCCGttataaatgaacaaatagaATCCTTGAAAAAA tCTAAAAGTCAATTGGAAAAATCCAAGCAAACTCTTGAAGCCGAAAATGCTGATCTTGCTGCTGAACTGAAGTCTTCCGCATCTTCAAAATCCGAATTAGAAAGGAAACGTAAAATTACTGAATCTCAACTTA gtgaGATACAAAGTAAATTTGCTGAATCAGAACGTtcgaaaaatgaattaattgatAGACTTTCTAAACTTAGCAATGAATCTGAATCCATTGTTAATCAATTGGAAGCAGCTGAACTTAAAGCTTCTGCTGCTGAAAAATCAGCAGGAACAATGGAAACTCAGCTGCAAGAAacacaa acACTTCTAGAAGAAGAAACCAAGTTGAAATTGTCATTAAACTCGaaactaaaacaaattgaaaGTGAAAAAGAAATGTTACAAGAACAGttagaagaagaagaagagtCCAAGAAAAACATGGAAAAACAAATAGTTGctcttaatttacaaattactgAAACACGGAAAAAAATGGAAGATGATGCTGAGTCGACCGCTGCAATGGAAgcttcttataaaaaaatctttaag gatgTGGAATTGTTACAACGACAAATTGAAGAACTACAAGCAACAAATGATAAATTGGAAAAATCTAAGAAAAAACTTCAATCAGAATtagatgatattaatattgatttagaaGCCCAACGATCCAAGGTTATCGAACTTGAGAAAAAACAAAGAATATTTGACAAAACCCTTGCTGAAGAAAAG gcgGTTTCCGAGCAAATGGCTATTGAACGTGACACTGCTGAAAGAGAAGCTCGAGAAAAGGAAACACGTGTGCTTTCTTTAACCAGAGAACTTGATGAACTGATGGTGAAAGTTGAAGAATTGGAAAGAGGAAAGAGAACACTTCAAAATGAGTTAGatgaattgattaataatcaaGGAACAGCTgacaaaaat gttcaTGAACTGGAAAAAGCTAAACGAATATTAGAATCACAATTGGCTGAGATACGTGTACAGAATGAAGATTTGGAAGATGAACTTCAAATAACTGAAGATGCTAAATTAAGACTTGAAGTAAACATGCAAGCATTGAGGGCTCAGTTTGAACGTGATCTTGTT gCCAAAGAAGAGCAGAGTGAAGAAAAACGTAGAGGACTTTTGAAACAAATTCGTGACATTGAAGCTGAACTGGAAGATGAACGCAAACAAAGATCAACTGCAATGGCTGGTCGCAAGAAAATTGAAGCTGATTATAAAGATCTAGAACAACAGTTAGACATGCACAACAAATTAAAAGAAGATGCattaaaacaacttaaaaaactACAAGTTCAATTGAAGGACGCTACTCGTGACGCTGAAGAGGCTAGAGCTTCTCGCGATGAGCTTTCTGCTACGTCAAAAGAAACTGAACGTAAATTGAAATCGGTTGAAGctgaattattgttattgacaGAAGAGCTGTCTGCATCTGAAAGAGCTAGGCGTGTAGCTGAAAGTGAACGTGACGATTTGCATGAAGAAATGAATAGCAATTCTAACAAGGG TACATTAATGGTTGATGAAAAGCGTCGTCTGGAAGCAAGAATATCTACATTAGAAGAAGAATTAGAAGAAGAACAGACCATGTCAGAAGCGTTGAATGAACGAATTAGAAAGGCTCTTATTCAGATTGAACAATTGAATTcgg atTTGGCAAATGAACGAGCAACAACACAAAAATTGGAGacgaataaaatgttatttgataGACAAAACAAAGAATTAAAGGCCAAATTAGCAGAAATTGAAACCAATCAAcgagtaaaaactaaaactgcTATTTCCAACTTGGAATCTAAGATTGCCAATCTCGACGAACAACTGGAATCTGAAGCTAA AGAAAGACAATTGCAACAAAAAGCTAATCGTAAAttagagaaaaaaatgaaagagGTTGTGATGCAATTAGAAGATGAAAGAAGAACAATTGAACAGTACAAGGAACAAGTAGAAAAG agCAATGCTAGAGTCAAAACGCTGAAGAGGCAAATTGAAGAAGCAGAAGAAGAAATCAGCAGAGAGAAGCACCAGAAACGAAAAATTCAACGCGATCTCGATGAACTTTTGGAATCCAATGAATCAATATCTAGGGAGAACAATAATTTGAGAAGCAAACTCAg gcgaACTGGAGTGACCACGACTTCCAGAATAGGTGCTACTGGAAGTAAACGAGGTTCAACAATTGATGATTTATCAACAGTCCACGGTAGTTCTCTTGATGATTCGTTGGAGTCAAACAATGGATCAAATGATACAAATTCTCTTG gtGCCGAAGACATGTGGTCTCGATAA